A genome region from Tachyglossus aculeatus isolate mTacAcu1 chromosome 1, mTacAcu1.pri, whole genome shotgun sequence includes the following:
- the SELENOT gene encoding thioredoxin reductase-like selenoprotein T, with amino-acid sequence MRPLLLLFVAAATVATGGLGRASADLGGIPSKRLKMQYATGPLLKFQICVSUGYRRVFEEYMRVISQRYPDIRIEGENYLPQPIYRHIASFLSVFKLVLIGLIIVGKDPFAFFGMQAPSIWQWGQENKVYACMMVFFLSNMIENQCMSTGAFEITLNDVPVWSKLESGHLPSMQQLVQILDNEMKLNVHMDSIPHHRS; translated from the exons ATGAGGCCGCTGCTGCTCCTGTTCGTGGCGGCGGCCACCGTGGCGACCGGGGGCCTCGGCCGGGCCTCCGCCGACCTGGGCGGGATCCCCAGCAAGCGGCTGAAGATGCAGTACGCCACCGGACCGCTGCTCAAGTTCCAGATCTG CGTTTCCTGAGGCTACCGGCGGGTGTTTGAGGAGTACATGCGGGTTATTAGCCAGCGGTACCCAGACATCCGCATTGAAGGAGAGAATTACCTCCCTCAACCAATCTATAG ACATATAGCGTCCTTCCTGTCTGTCTTCAAACTAGTATTAATAGGCTTAATAATTGTTGGCAAGGATCCTTTTGCTTTCTTTGGCATGCAAGCTCCAAGCATCTGGCAGTGGGGCCAGGAAAACAAG GTCTATGCGTGCATGATGGTTTTCTTCCTGAGTAACATGATTGAAAACCAGTGTATGTCAACAGGAGCATTTGAGATAACTTTAAACG acgttCCAGTGTGGTCTAAGCTGGAATCTGGCCATCTTCCATCCATGCAGCAACTTGTCCAAATCCTTGACAATGAAATGAAGCTCAATGTGCATATGGATTCAATCCCACATCATCGATCCTAG